From the Zonotrichia albicollis isolate bZonAlb1 chromosome Z, bZonAlb1.hap1, whole genome shotgun sequence genome, one window contains:
- the PPWD1 gene encoding peptidylprolyl isomerase domain and WD repeat-containing protein 1: MKLAPSQPGSQRPPRKAAPRPQRPRPPPDAEVSERRGALSAGGRPGLARHPSRPLLPWPLPAVRAAARTSLAERTARGTDVSAMASTELERKRKPPEVVEGAGDLVAADEDDEEERWVGPLPGEAAQAKKRRVLEFEHVYLENLPSASMYERSYMHRDVITHVACTKTDFIITASHDGHVKFWKKIEEGIEFVKHFRSHLGVIESIAVSSEGALFCSVGDDKAMKVFDVVNFDMINMLKLGYHPGQCEWVYCPGDAISSVATSEKSTGKIFIYDGRGNNQPLHVFDKLHMSPLTQIRLNPVYKAVVSSDKSGMIEYWTGTPHEYKFPKNVNWEYKTDTDLYEFAKCKAYPSSISFSPDGKKMATLGSDRKVRIFRFLTGKLMRVFDESLSMFTELQQMRQQLPDMEFGRRMAVERELEKVDAVRLINIIFDETGHFVLYGTMLGIKVINVETNRCIRILGKQENIRMMQLALFQGVAKKHRAAITIEMKASENPVLQNIQADPTVICTAFKKNRFYMFTKREPEDTKSADSDRDVFNEKPSKEEVMAATQAEGPKRVSDSAIIHTSMGDIHIKLFPVECPKTVENFCVHSRNGYYNGHIIHRIIKGFMIQTGDPTGTGMGGESIWGGEFEDEFHSTLRHDRPYTLSMANAGPNTNGSQFFITVVPTPWLDNKHSVFGRVTKGMEVVQRISNVKVNPKTDKPYEDISIINITVK, translated from the exons ATGAAGCTCGCCCCTTCCCAGCCGGGAAGCCAGCGCCCTCCCCGCAAAGCAGCCCCGCGGCCCCAGCGGCCGAGACCGCCTCCCGACGCCGAGGTGTCGGAGCGCCGGGGTGCCTTGAGCGCCGGGGGCCGCCCGGGGCTCGCCCGCCACCCCTCCCGCCCGTTACTACCATGGCCGCTTCCCGCCGTCCGAGCCGCGGCGCGCACGTCACTCGCAGAGCGCACGGCGCGGGGCACTGACGTCAGCGCCATGGCGTCCACCGAGCTGGAGCGCAAGCGAAAGCCGCCCGAGGTGGTGGAGGGCGCCGGCGACCTGGTGGCAGCGGACGAGGACGATGAGGAGGAACGCTGGGTCGGGCCGCTCCCGGGGGAAGCCGCACAGGCgaaaaaaagaagag TTCTTGAATTCGAACATGTTTATCTTGAAAATCTTCCGTCAGCTTCAATGTATGAGCGCAGTTACATGCACAGAGATGTTATTACACATGTGGCATGTACAAA GACAGATTTTATCATAACAGCCAGTCATGATGGACATGTAAAATTCTGGAAGAAAATAGAAGAAGGGATTGAGTTTGTTAAACACTTCCGAAGTCACCTGG GTGTTATTGAGAGTATTGCTGTTAGTTCAGAGGGGGCATTGTTCTGTTCTGTTGGAGATGACAAAGCGATGAAGGTGTTTGATGTAGTCAACTTTGACATGATCAACATGCTGAAACTCGG TTACCACCCTGGCCAGTGTGAATGGGTATATTGCCCTGGAGATGCTATATCTTCTGTTGCAACATCTGAGAAAAGTACAGGGAAAATATTCATATATGATGGACGAGGAAATAACCAGCCACTTCACGTTTTCGATAAACTCCACATGTCCCCTCTTACTCAGATACGCCTGAACCCTGTCTACAAAGCAGTTGTGTCTTCGGACAAGTCCGGAATGATCGAGTACTGGACCGGTACTCCTCATGAGTATAAATTTCCCAAGAATGTGAACTGGGAGTATAAAACGGATACCGATCTATACGAATTTGCTAAATGCAAGGCTTACCCATCCAGTATAAGTTTTTCACCCGACGGCAAGAAAATGGCCACTCTTGGGTCTGACAGAAAAGTTAGAATTTTTCGTTTTCTGACGGGAAAGCTCATGAGAGTCTTTGATGAATCTCTGAGT atgTTTACTGAACTTCAGCAGATGAGACAACAACTGCCTGACATGGAGTTTGGGCGGCGTATGGCAGTTGAGCGTGAGCTGGAGAAAGTGGATGCAGTAAgattaattaatataatttttgaTGAAACTGGACACTTCGTTCTCTATGGAACTATGTTGGGCATTAAGGTCATAAATGTAGAGACTAACAG GTGTATTCGTATCTTGGGAAAACAAGAGAACATCAGAATGATGCAACTGGCTTTGTTCCAAGGAGTAGCAAAGAAACATCGTGCAGCGATCACTATAGAGATGAAGGCATCTGAAAATCCTGTTCTCCAGAATATTCAGGCAGATCCAACAGTAATCTgcacagcttttaaaaaaaacaggTTTTACATG TTTACTAAACGCGAACCAGAAGACACAAAGAGTGCAGATTCTGACAGAGATGTATTTAATGAGAAACCTTCTAAAGAAGAGGTCATGGCAGCCACTCAGGCAGAAGGTCCCAAAAGAGTGTCAGACAGTGCCATCATCCACACAAGCATGGGAGATATTCATATCAAGCTTTTTCCTGTTGA GTGCCCCAAAACAGTGGAAAActtctgtgtgcacagcaggaATGGTTACTACAATGGACACATAATTCACCGTATCATCAAG GGTTTCATGATTCAGACTGGTGACCCAACTGGTACAGGAATGGGAGGTGAAAGTATTTGGGGAGGAGAATTTGAAGATGAGTTTCATTCAACTTTACGACATGACAGACCATATACACTCAGCATGGCTAATGCAGGACCAAATACCAATGGATCCCAGTTTTTTATAACAGTAGTCCCAACG CCTTGGCTCGACAACAAGCACAGTGTGTTTGGACGGGTGACTAAAGGAATGGAAGTTGTTCAGAGAATCTCAAATGTCAAAGTCAATCCCAAAACTGACAAACCCTATGAGGACATCAGCATCATTAATATAACAGTGAAGTAA